The Listeria welshimeri serovar 6b str. SLCC5334 genome has a window encoding:
- the pduA gene encoding propanediol utilization microcompartment protein PduA produces MNNALGMIETKGLVGAIEAADAMVKAANVSLVGYEKIGSGLVTVMVRGDVGAVKAATDAGAAAARNVGEVQSIHVIPRPHNDVETLLPKGL; encoded by the coding sequence ATGAATAATGCATTAGGAATGATCGAAACTAAAGGACTAGTTGGCGCAATTGAAGCAGCTGACGCAATGGTTAAAGCAGCAAACGTATCACTTGTAGGTTATGAAAAAATTGGTTCAGGTTTAGTAACTGTTATGGTTCGCGGTGATGTTGGAGCTGTGAAAGCAGCAACTGATGCAGGCGCAGCGGCTGCACGTAATGTTGGAGAAGTTCAATCTATCCACGTTATCCCACGTCCACACAATGATGTAGA
- a CDS encoding diol dehydratase small subunit, protein MNQEALENMVRNILQEVNSGAVSTTTSQKVSGDTLTVRDYPLGKKRPELVKTSTSKSLDDITLKSVLDGTIKPEDVRVTAETLKMQAQVARDAGRATLANNFERAAELTIVPDERILEIYNAMRPYRSSKEELLAIADELESVYHATICSNYVREAAQLYQERKKLKGDN, encoded by the coding sequence ATGAATCAAGAAGCTTTAGAAAATATGGTTAGAAATATTTTACAAGAAGTTAATAGTGGTGCAGTATCCACAACTACTTCGCAAAAAGTAAGCGGAGATACACTAACAGTTCGTGATTATCCACTTGGTAAAAAACGTCCTGAACTTGTAAAAACTTCCACATCAAAATCTTTAGATGATATTACTTTAAAAAGTGTTTTAGATGGCACTATTAAACCAGAAGATGTTCGTGTAACAGCAGAAACGCTTAAAATGCAAGCACAAGTGGCCAGAGATGCAGGTCGTGCAACACTTGCGAATAACTTCGAACGTGCGGCGGAATTAACTATTGTTCCAGATGAACGTATTTTAGAAATTTATAATGCAATGCGTCCATATCGTTCATCAAAAGAAGAATTACTTGCGATTGCAGATGAGTTGGAATCAGTTTATCATGCAACAATTTGCTCGAATTATGTTCGTGAAGCAGCACAACTTTATCAAGAACGTAAGAAATTAAAAGGCGATAATTAA
- the cobC gene encoding alpha-ribazole phosphatase has product MRLIFVRHGETDLNLARKYCGQLDVGLNEHGVQQMELLREKLDSYSIDLVITSDLLRAHQSAEILTDVKAFCFPAFNEMDFGDFEGYTYQEIYAKFPLDWANYCNNWQTAIFPNGESFPIFYDRVIAAFMEEWKKWQQFDTVLFVGHLGVLRVIALFLQKQKIAFYWDNDFKQGTYSLWDNESQRFVILNQ; this is encoded by the coding sequence GTGCGACTTATTTTTGTGCGGCACGGAGAGACAGACTTGAATTTAGCTAGAAAATATTGTGGACAACTAGATGTTGGTTTAAATGAACACGGGGTTCAGCAGATGGAGTTGCTGCGAGAAAAGCTTGATTCTTATTCGATTGATTTAGTTATTACAAGCGATTTACTGCGAGCACATCAGTCTGCTGAAATTCTAACTGATGTGAAAGCGTTTTGTTTTCCTGCATTTAATGAGATGGATTTTGGCGATTTTGAGGGATATACATATCAAGAAATTTACGCTAAGTTTCCTTTAGATTGGGCTAACTATTGTAATAATTGGCAAACTGCAATATTTCCAAATGGAGAAAGCTTCCCGATTTTTTATGATCGTGTGATTGCTGCTTTTATGGAAGAATGGAAAAAATGGCAGCAGTTCGATACTGTTTTGTTTGTTGGACATCTTGGGGTTTTAAGAGTAATTGCGCTTTTTTTACAAAAACAAAAAATAGCATTTTATTGGGATAACGATTTTAAGCAAGGTACTTATTCACTCTGGGACAATGAGTCTCAAAGGTTTGTTATTTTGAATCAATAG
- a CDS encoding BMC domain-containing protein, giving the protein MHQAIGIIEIKGLASAITVADTMAKVANIQIADTESAKGFGWITVKVEGDVAAVNAALEAGEQTAITTDSYIAKKVIPRPGEEIFTVFWPKEQTEPEKPVETKSIVEPENVAVSEVKAEATCNLCHDPLCLRVKGDPRQDCIHFEEEK; this is encoded by the coding sequence ATGCATCAAGCAATTGGAATTATTGAAATCAAAGGTCTTGCTTCAGCGATTACCGTTGCAGATACAATGGCAAAAGTAGCAAACATCCAAATTGCGGATACAGAAAGTGCAAAAGGTTTTGGCTGGATCACAGTGAAAGTAGAAGGTGATGTTGCTGCAGTAAATGCGGCGCTTGAAGCAGGCGAACAAACAGCAATAACCACAGACAGCTATATTGCAAAAAAAGTCATTCCTCGACCAGGGGAAGAGATTTTTACAGTATTTTGGCCAAAAGAACAAACAGAGCCAGAAAAACCGGTGGAAACTAAATCAATCGTAGAACCAGAAAATGTTGCCGTTTCAGAAGTAAAGGCAGAAGCGACATGTAATCTCTGTCATGATCCTTTATGCCTTCGTGTAAAAGGAGATCCAAGACAAGATTGTATCCATTTTGAAGAAGAAAAGTAA
- a CDS encoding PocR ligand-binding domain-containing protein — protein MLLQSKSNELLIEKVMDEFSAATSLASVVVDIHGTEVSRLCNFTPFCQLIRSNPKYRSLCQKCDMFGGLEASKTGKPLIYRCHAGLTDFSVPIVVENQLSGFLLSGQVICEENSEVGNIQTEETDWKNDKELISAFRSVPVFSSKKINSSAEMLTIISQYYLKSEMEKSREEQKQKIAFHHTKVTHHEDNKEIRKALKYIEKNLNRPISLDEVASHVYLSSYYFSKLFKKEMNVNFINYVNQKKMLLAKDMLKNPRWSIDNVARNLGFTQTSYFCKVFRKEFDVTPKGYRETLK, from the coding sequence ATGTTACTACAGTCCAAAAGCAACGAATTGCTCATTGAAAAAGTCATGGATGAGTTTTCAGCCGCAACGAGTCTAGCCTCCGTTGTTGTAGATATACACGGTACCGAAGTTTCTAGATTATGTAACTTTACTCCTTTTTGCCAACTCATTCGTTCCAACCCAAAATATCGCTCACTTTGTCAAAAATGTGATATGTTTGGGGGCCTTGAAGCTTCCAAAACTGGCAAGCCATTAATTTATCGATGTCATGCAGGATTAACTGATTTTTCGGTCCCAATTGTCGTTGAAAACCAACTTAGCGGATTTTTGCTCAGCGGTCAGGTTATTTGTGAAGAAAACAGTGAAGTTGGTAATATTCAAACAGAAGAAACTGATTGGAAAAATGATAAAGAGCTTATATCTGCATTTCGTTCTGTCCCTGTTTTTAGCTCCAAAAAAATCAATTCTTCTGCCGAAATGCTAACCATAATTTCCCAATATTACTTGAAATCAGAAATGGAAAAAAGTCGGGAAGAACAGAAACAAAAAATCGCATTTCATCATACAAAAGTTACGCATCATGAAGATAATAAAGAAATTCGGAAAGCACTTAAGTATATTGAAAAAAATCTCAATCGTCCCATCTCACTTGACGAAGTTGCAAGCCATGTTTATCTTAGCTCTTATTATTTTAGTAAACTTTTCAAGAAAGAAATGAATGTTAATTTTATCAATTACGTGAATCAAAAGAAAATGTTACTTGCAAAAGATATGTTGAAAAACCCACGTTGGTCGATTGATAATGTAGCACGTAACCTCGGTTTCACTCAGACGAGCTACTTCTGTAAAGTATTTCGAAAAGAATTTGATGTCACTCCAAAAGGATACCGAGAAACCTTAAAATAA
- a CDS encoding glycerol dehydratase reactivase beta/small subunit family protein, giving the protein MIPVVSKPAIYFHADTEANPECIKQVLFGIEEEGIPCELEIMPLKEEVQAAFRASASSPLLVGITLKNDHLVIHYRNLPPDQPLFSEYRFCAATLEKQRNMGMNAARLVKGVPFK; this is encoded by the coding sequence ATGATTCCGGTTGTAAGTAAGCCAGCGATTTATTTTCATGCAGATACAGAAGCTAATCCAGAATGTATTAAACAAGTTTTATTTGGAATAGAGGAAGAAGGCATTCCATGTGAGTTAGAAATTATGCCCTTGAAAGAAGAAGTGCAAGCCGCATTTCGAGCGTCTGCAAGTTCTCCGCTTCTAGTTGGAATTACGCTGAAAAATGACCATTTAGTCATTCATTATCGTAATCTTCCTCCAGATCAGCCGTTGTTTTCAGAATATCGATTTTGTGCAGCAACTTTAGAAAAACAGCGAAATATGGGAATGAATGCAGCACGACTCGTTAAGGGTGTACCTTTTAAATAA
- a CDS encoding propanediol/glycerol family dehydratase medium subunit, whose protein sequence is MVEINEKVLRGIISEVLDELQLKEDKVSFQKEPSNPVVSDESFLTEVGDAKPGRQKDEVVIAVAPAFGKYQTKNIVGVPHKQILREVIAGIEEEGLKARVVRVFRSSDVAFVAVEGDRLSGSGICIGIQSRGTALIHQKDLQPLSNLELFPQAPLITLETYRAIGKNAAKYAKGESPNPVPMVNDQMARPKFQAKAALLHIKETKHVVQGKNAVELQVN, encoded by the coding sequence ATGGTTGAAATTAATGAAAAAGTGCTTCGTGGAATTATTTCCGAAGTATTAGATGAATTACAGCTAAAAGAAGATAAAGTTTCTTTTCAAAAAGAACCGTCTAACCCCGTAGTTTCAGATGAAAGCTTTTTAACAGAAGTGGGGGATGCAAAGCCGGGTAGACAAAAAGATGAAGTTGTTATCGCGGTCGCGCCTGCTTTTGGTAAATATCAAACAAAAAATATTGTTGGGGTTCCACACAAGCAAATTTTGCGTGAAGTGATTGCTGGAATTGAAGAAGAAGGATTAAAAGCACGCGTTGTTCGTGTTTTCCGTTCTTCTGATGTTGCTTTCGTAGCAGTAGAAGGAGATAGATTAAGCGGTTCCGGTATTTGTATTGGTATACAGTCACGTGGCACTGCACTAATACACCAAAAAGACTTACAACCACTTTCTAACTTAGAACTATTCCCACAAGCACCACTTATTACACTGGAAACCTACCGTGCAATTGGTAAAAATGCAGCCAAATATGCCAAGGGTGAATCACCAAATCCAGTGCCAATGGTAAATGATCAAATGGCACGTCCGAAATTCCAAGCAAAAGCAGCTTTACTTCATATCAAAGAAACAAAACATGTTGTTCAAGGTAAAAATGCAGTTGAATTACAAGTAAACTAA
- a CDS encoding diol dehydratase reactivase subunit alpha, protein MKYIAGIDIGNSTTEVALAIKDATNKAEFVASAITDTTGIKGTKQNLHGIFKALKLALEKVNATTADLMEIRINEATPVIGDVAMETITETIITESTMIGHNPKTPGGLGMGSGITVFLDEVTTKPKDTDYIVIIPKTVDFEDAAKLINEYTQSGYQITAAILQADDGVLVHNRLNNKIPIVDEVGFIDKVPVDMLAVVEVAAPGKVIETISNPYGIATVFHLSSDETKNIIPVARALIGNRSAVVIKTPEGDVKARTIPAGHIELQSGSRTQRVNVAEGSEKIMQAITSLPKLDNASGEPGTNIGGMLEKVRQTMAGLTDKLPADIFIQDLLAVDTFVPVDVQGGLAGEFSMEQAVGIASMVKSDHLQMAAIASEIEQELNVTVKIGGAEAEAAILGALTTPGTNTPLAILDLGAGSTDASIINGKGEIIATHLAGAGDMVTMIVQSEIGLEDRYLAEDIKKYPLAKVESIFHIRHEDGTVQFFDTPLSPSVFAKVVIVKPDGFVPIPGDVSIEKIKLIRRSAKERVFVTNTIRALKYVSPTGNIRDIPFVVIVGGSALDFEIPQLITDALSHYSLVAGRGNIRGEEGPRNAVATGLILSGGAEA, encoded by the coding sequence ATGAAGTATATTGCAGGTATTGATATCGGTAACTCAACAACGGAAGTCGCACTGGCGATAAAAGATGCAACAAATAAAGCGGAGTTTGTCGCTAGTGCAATCACGGACACAACTGGTATCAAAGGAACAAAACAAAATCTTCACGGAATTTTTAAAGCATTAAAACTTGCCTTAGAAAAAGTAAATGCAACTACTGCGGACTTAATGGAAATTCGTATTAATGAAGCGACTCCGGTTATTGGCGATGTAGCAATGGAAACAATTACGGAAACAATCATTACAGAGTCCACCATGATTGGTCATAATCCAAAAACACCAGGTGGCCTTGGAATGGGGTCAGGAATTACTGTATTTTTGGATGAAGTAACAACTAAACCGAAAGATACGGATTACATTGTGATTATCCCGAAAACAGTTGATTTTGAGGACGCAGCCAAGTTGATTAATGAATATACTCAAAGTGGTTATCAGATAACAGCTGCTATTCTTCAAGCGGATGACGGTGTACTTGTTCATAATCGATTAAACAACAAAATCCCAATTGTAGATGAGGTTGGCTTTATTGATAAAGTTCCTGTTGATATGTTAGCAGTTGTAGAAGTGGCAGCTCCCGGGAAGGTTATTGAAACCATTTCTAATCCATATGGTATTGCGACAGTGTTTCATTTAAGTTCAGATGAAACGAAAAACATTATCCCTGTTGCCCGAGCATTAATCGGTAATCGTTCAGCAGTAGTGATTAAAACTCCAGAAGGCGATGTCAAAGCGAGAACAATACCAGCTGGGCATATTGAACTTCAGTCTGGTAGTCGAACGCAGCGTGTGAATGTTGCAGAAGGATCCGAGAAAATCATGCAAGCGATTACCTCTCTTCCAAAGCTTGATAATGCGAGTGGTGAACCAGGAACTAATATCGGGGGCATGCTTGAAAAAGTGCGTCAAACCATGGCGGGGCTTACAGATAAATTACCAGCTGATATTTTTATTCAAGATTTACTTGCTGTTGATACTTTTGTACCAGTTGATGTACAAGGTGGACTTGCAGGCGAGTTTTCAATGGAACAAGCAGTCGGTATTGCCTCCATGGTAAAAAGTGATCATTTACAAATGGCAGCGATCGCATCAGAAATCGAACAAGAGCTAAATGTAACGGTCAAAATCGGTGGAGCAGAAGCAGAGGCGGCGATACTCGGAGCACTTACTACCCCTGGAACCAATACGCCGCTTGCTATTTTAGACTTAGGCGCTGGCTCAACAGATGCTTCCATTATTAATGGAAAAGGGGAAATCATTGCTACACATTTAGCAGGTGCAGGTGATATGGTAACCATGATTGTTCAGTCTGAAATTGGCCTTGAAGACCGTTATTTAGCAGAAGATATAAAAAAATATCCGCTTGCTAAGGTTGAGAGTATTTTTCATATTCGACATGAAGATGGTACTGTTCAATTTTTTGATACTCCGCTTTCTCCAAGTGTTTTTGCAAAAGTAGTGATTGTAAAACCAGATGGCTTTGTACCAATACCTGGTGATGTTTCAATTGAAAAAATTAAATTAATACGTCGCTCGGCTAAAGAGCGTGTTTTTGTAACAAATACGATACGTGCTCTAAAATATGTAAGCCCTACTGGTAATATACGAGATATCCCATTTGTAGTTATAGTCGGAGGATCAGCTCTTGATTTTGAAATTCCGCAATTAATTACAGATGCGCTTTCTCATTATTCATTAGTCGCTGGTCGTGGAAATATTCGCGGAGAAGAAGGTCCAAGAAATGCTGTAGCAACAGGTTTAATTCTTTCGGGAGGTGCTGAGGCATGA
- the pduB gene encoding propanediol utilization microcompartment protein PduB: MSEQNKLIDEILKQVMETVSDAPEKLVKDGGSRQMSEKAVQLTEFVGTAIGDTIGLVIANVDGQLLEAMKLEKSYRSIGILGARTGAGPHIMAADEAVKATNTEVIKIELPRDTKGGAGHGSLIIFGGDDVSDVKRAVEVALNELDKKFGDVYGNEAGHIELQYTARASHALEKAFGAPVGKAFGIIVGGPAGIGVVMADTAVKSANVDVVAYSSPADGTSFSNEVILCISGDSGAVRQAVISAREIGKKLLGALGDEPKNDRPSYI; this comes from the coding sequence ATGAGTGAACAAAATAAACTGATTGACGAAATTCTAAAACAGGTAATGGAAACGGTGAGCGATGCCCCGGAAAAACTAGTAAAGGATGGAGGATCACGTCAAATGAGTGAAAAAGCAGTTCAATTAACAGAATTTGTAGGAACAGCGATTGGAGATACAATCGGCCTAGTGATTGCGAATGTAGACGGTCAACTTTTAGAAGCAATGAAGCTTGAGAAGTCTTACCGTTCTATAGGTATTTTAGGAGCCCGTACTGGTGCAGGCCCACATATTATGGCTGCGGATGAAGCAGTAAAAGCAACAAACACAGAAGTAATTAAAATTGAGTTACCGCGTGATACAAAAGGCGGCGCAGGTCATGGCTCATTAATTATCTTTGGCGGCGACGATGTTTCTGACGTAAAACGTGCAGTGGAAGTTGCACTTAATGAATTAGATAAAAAATTTGGAGATGTATATGGTAATGAGGCAGGTCATATTGAACTTCAATATACTGCTCGTGCAAGCCATGCTCTCGAAAAAGCGTTCGGCGCACCAGTTGGTAAAGCATTTGGAATTATCGTAGGTGGTCCGGCTGGAATTGGTGTAGTAATGGCAGATACTGCTGTTAAATCAGCAAATGTAGATGTGGTTGCTTATTCTTCACCAGCAGATGGAACAAGCTTCTCCAATGAAGTTATTCTTTGTATATCTGGAGATTCTGGCGCAGTTCGTCAAGCAGTTATTTCTGCACGTGAAATTGGTAAAAAATTACTTGGAGCTTTAGGGGATGAACCGAAAAATGATCGTCCATCCTACATTTAG
- the pduA gene encoding propanediol utilization microcompartment protein PduA, translated as MQEALGLVETKGLVGAIEAADAMVKSANVTLTGYEKIGSGLVTVMVRGDVGAVKAATEAGAAAARNVGTVMSTHVIPRPHTEVEEILPVRVKSDE; from the coding sequence ATGCAAGAAGCACTAGGTTTAGTTGAAACTAAAGGGCTAGTTGGCGCCATCGAAGCCGCTGACGCCATGGTTAAATCAGCTAATGTAACATTAACAGGGTACGAAAAAATCGGGTCTGGTCTTGTTACTGTTATGGTTCGAGGCGATGTTGGTGCAGTTAAAGCAGCAACAGAAGCAGGAGCCGCAGCAGCAAGAAATGTAGGTACCGTGATGAGTACGCATGTTATTCCTCGTCCGCATACAGAGGTGGAAGAAATTTTACCAGTGAGGGTGAAGTCAGATGAGTGA
- a CDS encoding propanediol/glycerol family dehydratase large subunit, with product MKSKRFEELAKRPVNQDGFVKEWIEEGLIAMESPNDPKPSIKIENGKVVEMDSKKLADFDLIDHFIAKYGVDLSRAEEVMQMDSVKLANMLCDPNVPREKIVLLTTAMTPAKIVEVVSQMNVVEMMMSMQKMRSRRTPTTQAHVTNLRDNPVQIAADAAEAAIRGFDEQETTVAVVRYAPFNALSLLVGSQTGRGGVLTQCSLEEATELELGMRGLTCYAETISVYGTEPVFTDGDDTPWSKGILASAYASRGLKMRFTSGTGSEVQMGYAEGKSMLYLESRCIFITKAAGVQGLQNGSISCIGIPGAVPSGIRAVLAENLIAVMLDLEVASGNDQTFSHSDIRRTARLLMQFLPGTDYISSGYSATPNYDNMFAGSNFDADDFDDYNILQRDLKVDGGLTPVTEEEVVAVRNKAARVIQVVFEKLGLPTVTDEEVEAATYARGSNDMPERNMVEDIKAAAEMMDRGVTGLDVVKALSAGGFDDVAESVLNMLKQRVSGDFLHTSAIIDKDWNVISSVNDLNDYAGPGTGYRLEGERWEKLKNIAVAVDANELD from the coding sequence ATGAAATCAAAACGCTTTGAAGAATTAGCAAAACGCCCGGTTAATCAAGATGGTTTTGTGAAGGAATGGATTGAAGAAGGCTTAATTGCAATGGAAAGCCCAAATGATCCAAAGCCAAGCATTAAAATAGAAAACGGTAAAGTAGTCGAAATGGACAGCAAAAAACTAGCTGATTTTGACTTAATTGATCATTTCATCGCTAAATATGGCGTTGATTTATCTCGTGCAGAAGAAGTAATGCAAATGGATTCTGTGAAGCTTGCAAACATGCTTTGCGACCCAAATGTTCCACGAGAAAAAATCGTTTTACTTACAACAGCTATGACACCGGCAAAAATAGTAGAAGTAGTATCACAAATGAATGTTGTCGAAATGATGATGTCCATGCAAAAAATGCGTTCGCGTAGAACACCAACAACACAAGCTCACGTAACAAACTTGCGTGATAATCCTGTTCAAATTGCAGCAGATGCAGCAGAAGCAGCAATTCGTGGCTTTGATGAGCAAGAAACTACAGTTGCGGTAGTTCGTTATGCACCTTTTAATGCACTTAGTTTATTAGTAGGTTCTCAAACTGGCCGTGGTGGCGTACTGACTCAATGTTCTCTAGAAGAAGCAACAGAATTAGAATTAGGTATGCGTGGATTAACATGTTACGCTGAAACGATTTCTGTTTATGGTACAGAGCCTGTATTTACTGACGGAGATGACACACCTTGGTCTAAAGGTATTTTAGCAAGTGCCTATGCTTCTCGTGGTCTTAAAATGCGTTTCACATCTGGAACTGGTTCTGAAGTTCAAATGGGTTATGCTGAAGGGAAATCAATGCTTTATCTTGAATCACGCTGTATTTTTATTACAAAAGCGGCTGGTGTTCAAGGATTGCAAAATGGTTCAATTAGTTGTATCGGTATTCCAGGAGCAGTACCAAGTGGTATTAGAGCGGTACTTGCAGAGAATTTAATTGCTGTAATGTTAGATCTAGAAGTAGCTTCTGGTAATGACCAAACATTCTCTCATTCGGATATTCGTCGTACAGCTCGTTTACTTATGCAATTTTTACCAGGAACAGATTATATTTCTTCTGGTTATAGTGCAACTCCTAACTATGACAATATGTTTGCTGGTTCCAATTTTGATGCAGATGATTTTGATGATTACAATATTTTACAACGCGATTTAAAAGTAGATGGTGGTTTAACGCCGGTTACGGAAGAAGAAGTTGTAGCTGTGAGAAATAAAGCAGCCCGTGTAATCCAAGTTGTCTTTGAAAAATTAGGCCTTCCGACGGTCACTGATGAAGAAGTAGAGGCAGCAACTTATGCTCGCGGTAGTAATGATATGCCAGAACGTAACATGGTAGAAGATATTAAAGCAGCAGCTGAAATGATGGACCGCGGTGTTACTGGTCTAGATGTAGTAAAAGCATTATCTGCTGGAGGATTCGACGATGTTGCAGAAAGCGTATTAAACATGCTGAAACAACGTGTATCTGGAGATTTCCTTCATACATCTGCCATCATTGACAAAGATTGGAATGTTATTAGTTCTGTTAATGATTTAAATGATTATGCAGGTCCAGGAACTGGTTATCGCTTAGAGGGCGAACGTTGGGAAAAATTAAAAAATATCGCCGTTGCAGTTGATGCAAACGAATTAGATTAA